From the Chloroflexota bacterium genome, the window TGTTGGGAAACACGGGAATGAAAAAGCCATCGGGAAATATGTTAAAGAGCAAGGACGTGCATCTCAATATGTTCAGATTCACAAAGACCAACTAAGGTTACTGTGATACCCCGACGCTTGCGTCGGGGAGAATGTCATTCCTGCCCCTTCTCATGTCATTCCTGCGTAGGCAGGAATCCAGCCGTTCTCCCTCACCCTGGCCCTCTCCCATCAAAGAGAGAGGGGATTAGAGGCATCACCCACCTGGATTTCCACTTCACAGAGTGAAGGGCGTGGGAACAGGGTAGCTGTGCAAATCAACTGATGGCCTGCCGGCAGGGTGGTGAGTTGGTGTTGGACGTGTTTGGCGGACTAAGCTGTGGTAGCGAATTCATATGAGTATTTGGGCGACAGTCCCCAATCTGATAGCGGCCAATAAATCAGCCAGCTCTTGCCGATGATGTTATCGCGGGGCACCGTCCAACCCCCGGTAGAATCGCTGCTGTTACCGCGGTTATCGCCCATAACAAAGTAGTGGTCTTTCTCGACGAGCACTGAAATATCATTTCTGCTCAGGCTCTTGTCAGGGGTTTCGTCCAGCAGGGAGCCATTTACATGTACCTGGCCATCCTTCACCTCCACCAGGTCTCCGGGTATGCCGATTACCCGTTTGATAAAGGGATATTGAGAAGCTACGGGCGGTTTGGGAGGCCAGAAAATAATGACATCACCCCTGTGCGGAGAGCTGAAATGGTAGGTGAGTTTATTCACCATTAAGAACTCTCCCTGGTGGAAGGAGGGCAGCATGCTGGGCCCGTCTACCCTGAAACTCTGCACGCTGAAGTGCACCGCGGCAAATACCACGACGAATATGAGTATGATTATCAGAACTTCACGCCAATTGATTTTCATCGTCCTGGTTTCTCAGCCTCTATATGATTATAGTCGTTTTGCCTCTGTCATTCTAACGTCTTTGATTCGAGCATTCGACCTGAGCGGAGCAGTTGACGCGAACTGACGGCCAGCATTAGACTCTATGGCATATCGGTGGCATGGCCCTTGCTCACATAGGACGACCATAGTGAGCACTTAGCAGTAGCAGAGCCGTCCGAATGCATTTGAACAAAGCATGGCTAGGGGAGGTATGAGATGATTCAAAGCTTAGAGGTTAGGAACTTCAAGTCTGTAAAGCAGCAAACGTTGGCATGTAAACGGATAAATGTCCTAATCGGTGAGCCAAACACTGGAAAGTCCAATATGCTTGAAGCCCTTGCCATGTTCTCTTTCGTAGGCTATTACGAGTATGGCCCTAATGTACTCAGGGATTTTGTCAGGTTCGAGAGAACAAGCAACCTTTTCTACGATGAGATTCTTGATGAGGACGTTCATATAGGACTGGACAAATACGCTCTGGACATGAAGTTTAGCAATGGGCAATTTAAGGGATTATTTACAATTGGAGGGGCAAGTTTACCTGCGGCCGCGATTGTCGGGAGTCACGATGGCCTCCAAGTTAGCGGTAGAAGCTCGAATGCGTTCAGCGATGTGAAGTTTTACAGATTCGATGAGAAACTT encodes:
- the lepB gene encoding signal peptidase I, which translates into the protein MKINWREVLIIILIFVVVFAAVHFSVQSFRVDGPSMLPSFHQGEFLMVNKLTYHFSSPHRGDVIIFWPPKPPVASQYPFIKRVIGIPGDLVEVKDGQVHVNGSLLDETPDKSLSRNDISVLVEKDHYFVMGDNRGNSSDSTGGWTVPRDNIIGKSWLIYWPLSDWGLSPKYSYEFATTA